The Streptomyces sp. NBC_00162 sequence TCGAGGAACTGATGCGCGAGCACAAGGTGCCGCAGTTCACCGTGGACAGCCACCGCCCCGTCTCGGCCTTCGACGTGTTCGGCCTGTCCTTCTCCACGGAGCTGGGCTACACCAACATGCTCACGGCGCTGGACCTCGCGGGCATCCCGCTGGAGGCCCGCAACCGTACGGTCGACCACCCGATCGTCCTCGCGGGCGGCCACGCGGCCTTCAACCCCGAGCCGATCGCGGAGTTCATCGACTGCGCGGTCATCGGCGACGGCGAGCAGGCCGTCCTCGACATGACCGAGATCATCCGCACCTGGAAGGCCGAGGGGCGGCCGGGCGGACGCGAGGAAGTCCTGCTGCGCCTGGCGAAGACCGGCAACGTCTACGTGCCGGGCTTCTACGACGTCGAGTACCTGCCGGACGGCCGCATCGGCCGTGTCGTGCCCAACCGCTCCGGCGTGCCGTGGCGCGTGTCCAAGCACACGGTCATGGACCTCGACGAGTGGCCCTACCCCAAGCAGCCCCTGGTCCCGCTCGCCGAGACCGTCCACGAGCGCATGTCCGTGGAGATCTTCCGCGGCTGCACCCGCGGCTGCCGTTTCTGCCAGGCCGGCATGATCACGCGCCCCGTGCGGGAGCGAAGCATCACCGGCATCGGCGAGATGGTGGAGCGCGGCCTGAAGGCCACGGGCTTCGAGGAGGTCGGCCTCCTCTCCCTCTCCTCCGCGGACCACACGGAGATCGCCGACATCGCCAAGGGCCTCGCGGACCGCTACACGGACGACAAGGTGGGCCTGTCCCTGCCGTCGACCCGCGTGGACGCCTTCAACGTGGACCTGGCCAACGAGCTGACCCGCAACGGCCGCCGCTCCGGTCTGACCTTCGCCCCCGAGGGCGGCTCCGAGCGCATGCGCAAGGTCATCAACAAGATGGTCTCGGAAGAGGACCTGATCCGGACCGTCGCCACCGCGTACGGCAACGGCTGGCGCCAGGTGAAGCTGTACTTCATGGTCGGCCTGCCGACCGAGACCGACGAGGACGTCCTCCAGATCGGCGACATGGCGGTCAACGTCATCGCCAAGGGCCGCGAGGTCTCCGGCCAGAACGACATCCGCTGCACGGTGTCCATCGGCGGGTTCGTGCCGAAGCCGCACACCCCGTTCCAGTGGGCGCCGCAGCTGTCGGCCGAGGAGACGGATGCCCGCCTGGGCAAGCTCCGCGACAAGCTCCGCGGGGACAAGAAGTACGGCCGCTCCATCGGCTTCCGCTACCACGACGGCAAGCCGGGCATCGTCGAGGGCCTGCTCTCGCGCGGTGACCGCCGCATCGGCGACGTCATCCGTGCCGTCTACGAGTCGGGCGGCCGCTTCGACGGCTGGCGCGAGCACTTCTCGTACGACCGCTGGATGCAGGCGGCGGAGAAGACGCTGCCCGCCTACGGCGTGGACGTGGCCTGGTACACGACGCGTGAGCGCACGTACGAGGAGGTCCTGCCCTGGGACCACCTGGACTCCGGTCTCGACAAGGACTGGCTCTGGGAGGACTGGCAGGACGCCCTCGACGAGACCGAGGTCGAGGACTGCCGCTGGACCCCGTGCTTCGACTGCGGCGTCTGCCCGCAGATGGACACCCAGATCCAGATCGGCCCGACGGGCAAGAAGCTGCTGCCGCTGTCGGTCGTGAAGTGACCTCGGGCTGAACCCGCCCACATGTGCCCCCCACCGGGAACGGTGGGGGGCACATGTGCGTCGTCACAGGCATGGACCTGGAAAAACGTGCAGCGCACGAGCCGCGTGAGCCCCAACCCGGTGGGCAGGGGTGCGTGTTCGCGATGGTCCGGATCCCGGTGCGGATCCTGGCCGTGGTGATCGTGCTGCCCGTGCGGGTGGTCTGGGACCTGCTCGTCCTCGCGGCGCGCACCGTGTACCGGCGCGCCCTGCGCCCGGCCGGGGACGCGGTGGCCCGCGCCTGCGCCTGGCTGCGGCGGTACGTGCTGACCCCGGTCGGGCGCGCCCTCGCCTGGCTGGCGCGGGGGACCGGGCTGGTGCTGAAGTGGGCGGCGCTGGCCGTCTTCTACTGGCCCTGGGCGGGGCTGTGGCGGTACGTGCTCGCGCCGGCCGGGGCCGCCCTGTGGCGCTGGATCCTGGTACCGCTCGGCAAGGGGATCGCCCTGCTGGGCCGGGGAACCGCCGTCGGGCTGGAGTGGCTGGCCAAGGCGCTGTTCGTATGGCCGTGGGCGGCGCTGTGGAGGTACCTGCTCGTCCCCGCCGGCGCCGCGCTGTACCGGTACCTGCTGAGGCCGGCCGGCAAGGGGCTCGAATGGGTGGTCCTGGCGGTGGTCCGGTACCTGTTGAAGCCGTCGGGCGCGGCCGTGGCCTGGACGGTCACCGCCGTCTACCGGTACCTGCTCGTGCCGCCGGTCCGGGGCATCGCCTGGCTGGTCCGCAGGCTGTACCGGTACGTCCTCACCCCGGCCGGGCACGCCCTGGTGTGGTTCCTGCCGCGAGCCTTCGCCGCCGTGTTCGTGTGGCCGTGGGTGGCGCTGTACCGGTACGTCCTCACCCCCGGCGGGCACGGCGCCGCCTGGCTGGCCCGCGGTACCTGGGCCGCACTCGGCTGGCTGGGCAAGGCGCTGTTCGTCTGGCCCTGGGCCGCGCTGTGGAGCCACGTCCTCGTTCCGGCCACGATCGCCACCCACCGGTACCTGCTGACACCGCTCGGGCACGGCGCCGCCTGGCTGGCCCGGGGCCTGTACCGGTACGTGCTGACGCCCCTCGGCCACTTCGCCGCCTCCACCTGGCGGCTCGCCGGGCGCGTCAGCCGCGCCCTGGGCCGCGGGCTCGTGTGGCTCTGGCGCGGCTGCGTCGCCCGCCCCGCGGCCTGGGCCTACCGGCAGGTGGCCACGCCCGCCGGACATCTGGTCCGCGAGGTGTGGCGCGCCTCCCGGACCGCGGCACGCGAGGTGTGGCGTACCTCCCGCGCCGCGGCACGCGAGGTGTGGCACACCGCCCGCAGCGCCGTCCGAGAGGCGCGGGCCGGGGTGCGGCAGGCGCTCTTCGGTACTCCTCCCCGGGAACCGGCGAGGTCACGGGCGCGTACTCTGGGTAGTACGACAGCCGCAGGCAAGACGCCCGCTCCCGAGATCTCCCTCCACGAACGGCAGGGGTGAGCCGGAGGCAGGGCGTGGCCCGCAGGCCCCACAGACGCTCAGGGCGACGCGCGAGCCGCGGAGCCCCGCACAAGGAGAAGAACCACTGGGCAAGCGACAGCCCGAAGGCCCGCCTCCCGCACCGGTGGTGCAGCGCATCCGACTGCGCTACACCAAGCGCGGCCGCCTCCGGTTCACCAGCCACCGCGATTTCCAGCGCGCCTTCGAGCGGGCCCTGCGCCGCGCCGAGGTGCCGATGGCGTACTCGGCCGGTTTCACCCCGCACCCCCGCGTCTCGTACGCGAACGCCGCCCCGACCGGGACCGGCAGCGAGGCCGAGTACCTGGAGATCGCCCTCGCCGAGCCCCGCGACCCCGAGAAGCTCCGTGAGCTGCTCGACGAGTCGATGCCGGCCGGGCTCGACATCATCGACGCCGTGGAGGCCCGCACCTCGGGCCTCGCGGACCGGCTCACGGCCTCCGTCTGGGAGCTGCGCCTGGACGGCGTGGAGCCCTCCGAGGCCGAGCGGGCCGTGGCGGCCTTCCTCGCCGCCGAGACCGTGGAGGTGCAGCGACGTACCAAGAACGGCATCCGGACCTTCGACACGCGCGGCGCTGTAGTCAGTCTCGAGGCACTTCCTGCCCAGGCTGATAGGCCCCTGGACAATGCCTGTGCGATACTGCGCCTGGTTGTTCGGCATCTGACACCTGCCGTGCGACCCGACGACGTCCTGTCCGGTCTCCGAGCTGTGGCCGACCTGGCGCCGCCGGTCCCCTCAGCGGTGACCAGGCTGGCGCAGGGGCTCTTCGACGAGGAGTCCGGCACGGTGACCGACCCGCTCGCGCCCGACCGCGAGGCTGATACGGCCGCTACACCCACGGCCGCCGTAGCCGCCGACGCGAAGGCGCCGGAAGGTCCCGCCGCGTAAGGAACGCCGTCGTCGCGCAGCCCTGGCACTCGGGAGCCACCTGGGTCGGGCCGCGCACACGACCTGAAGACTTCCGCCAGGCCGTACGGACAACACGTACGGAACCGGCGGCCATGAAACTGAGCTCCCGTGTGGCGAACGCGCCCCGGAGGCCGGTTCCGCGCTCATTACGCGGAGCCGTGCCGGACCGGAAGTCAGCCGCGGCGCCCGGGAGCGTGACGGGAGAACCGCCCGCAATGCTCAACAACGAAAACGACACCAACACCACCAACGCCGACAACGGCAGCCCCAGCGACAACCTGCCTCCGCGCAGGCGCCGCCGCGCCGCCTCCCGGCCCGCCGGCCCGCCCGGTGCCACCGCCGCCGAGACGACCCCGGTGACCGAGGCCGCTCCGGCCGCCCCCGTGGAGGAGGCCGCTCCGGCCGCCGCCCCCGCTCGTGCCCGCCGCCGTGCGACCCGCGCCGTGACCGCCCCCGAGGCTCCGGCCGCAGAGGCCGTCGCCGAGGCCCCGGCCGCCGCCGAGGAGGAGCCCGCCGCTCCCGCCCCGCGGGCCCGCCGCCGCGCCACCCGCGCCGTGACCGCTCCCGAGGCTCCCGCCGCCGAGGCTCCGGACGCCGCCGAGGAGGAGCCCGCCGCTCCCGCTCCGCGTGCCCGCCGCCGTGCGACCCGCGCCGTGACCGCCCCCGAGGCTCCGGCCGTCGAGACCGCGCCCGTGGTGGAGGAGGAGGCTCCGGCCGCTCCCGCCCCGGCCCGTGCCCGTCGCCGTGCCACCCGCGCCGTGACCGCCCCGGCCGCCGAGGTCGTGGAGGCCCCCGTCGCCGAGGCTCCGGTCGTCGAGGCTCCGGCCGTCGCCGAGGAGGAGCCCGCCGCGCCCGCCCCGGCCCGTGCCCGTCGCCGCGCCACCCGCGCCGTGACCGCCCCGGCCGCTCCCGCTGCCGCCCCCGTCGTGGACGACGCTCCCGCCGAGGCGGAGGAGGCCCCCAAGGCCGCCGCCCGTGCCTTCACCGTGGCCGACGCCCTGGACTCCCCGAAGCGCGGCGGCCGCCGCCGCGCCACCCGCGCCGGTGCCGCGGCCGCCGCGCCGCAGCCCGCCGCCGAGCCCGAGGCGCCCGCCGCCCCGGCCCGTGCCCGCCGTGCCGCGCGTCCCGCCGTCGCCGTGTTCCAGGCCCCGGTGTTCGCCGAGCCGATGTTCCAGACCCCCGAGACCGCCGCCATGGCCGCCGCGGCGGCTGCCGCCGCCGTGCAGGCCGAGGACGCGGAGGAGGAGGCCGAGACCGAGCTCGAGGCCGAGGTCGTCGAGACCCCCGCCCCGCAGCCGGCCGGCCGTCGCCGCCGCCGTGGCCGCGGCGCCGCCGCCGAGAGCGCGCCGGTGTCCCTCCCCGAGGTGCTCGCCGAGGAGGAGCCCGAGGCCGAGGCCGCCGAGCTCGAGGACGAGTCCGCCGAGTTCGAAGAGGGCGACGAGTCGGGCGAGCGCCCGTCGCGCCGCCGCCGTCGTGGTGGCCGTCGCCGCCGCCGCGGTGAGGCCGCCGACCTCGACGAGTCCGCCGAGGAGGAGACCGAGGCCCCGGCCGCCGAGCAGGAGTCCGACGAGGAAGAGGGCGAGGACGAAGAGGGCGAGGACGCCGAGGCGCTGGGCTCCAGCTCCAGCCGTCGCCGCCGTCGCCGCCGCCGTCGCAGCGGTGAGCCCGCCGACACCGATGGCGAGTCCGCCGCGGGCGACGAGGACGGCGTACGCACCGTCGTCAAGGTCCGCGAGCCGCGTCCGGCCCGCGAGCGCGGCGAGTCCACCTCCTCCGACGAGGTCCAGTCCATCAAGGGCTCGACCCGCCTGGAGGCGAAGAAGCAGCGCCGCCGCGAGGGCCGCGAGCAGGGCCGCCGCCGCGTCCCGATCATCACCGAGGCCGAGTTCCTGGCCCGCCGCGAGGCCGTCGAGCGCGTGATGGTCGTCCGCCAGAACGGCGACCGCACCCAGATCGGCGTCCTCGAGGACAACGTGCTCGTCGAGCACTA is a genomic window containing:
- a CDS encoding TIGR03960 family B12-binding radical SAM protein, whose product is MMTESVFPQLEALLPHVQKPIQYVGGELNSTVKEWESCDVRWALMYPDAYEVGLPNQGVMILYEVLNEREGVLAERTYSVWPDLEELMREHKVPQFTVDSHRPVSAFDVFGLSFSTELGYTNMLTALDLAGIPLEARNRTVDHPIVLAGGHAAFNPEPIAEFIDCAVIGDGEQAVLDMTEIIRTWKAEGRPGGREEVLLRLAKTGNVYVPGFYDVEYLPDGRIGRVVPNRSGVPWRVSKHTVMDLDEWPYPKQPLVPLAETVHERMSVEIFRGCTRGCRFCQAGMITRPVRERSITGIGEMVERGLKATGFEEVGLLSLSSADHTEIADIAKGLADRYTDDKVGLSLPSTRVDAFNVDLANELTRNGRRSGLTFAPEGGSERMRKVINKMVSEEDLIRTVATAYGNGWRQVKLYFMVGLPTETDEDVLQIGDMAVNVIAKGREVSGQNDIRCTVSIGGFVPKPHTPFQWAPQLSAEETDARLGKLRDKLRGDKKYGRSIGFRYHDGKPGIVEGLLSRGDRRIGDVIRAVYESGGRFDGWREHFSYDRWMQAAEKTLPAYGVDVAWYTTRERTYEEVLPWDHLDSGLDKDWLWEDWQDALDETEVEDCRWTPCFDCGVCPQMDTQIQIGPTGKKLLPLSVVK
- a CDS encoding TIGR03936 family radical SAM-associated protein; translation: MQRIRLRYTKRGRLRFTSHRDFQRAFERALRRAEVPMAYSAGFTPHPRVSYANAAPTGTGSEAEYLEIALAEPRDPEKLRELLDESMPAGLDIIDAVEARTSGLADRLTASVWELRLDGVEPSEAERAVAAFLAAETVEVQRRTKNGIRTFDTRGAVVSLEALPAQADRPLDNACAILRLVVRHLTPAVRPDDVLSGLRAVADLAPPVPSAVTRLAQGLFDEESGTVTDPLAPDREADTAATPTAAVAADAKAPEGPAA